The following is a genomic window from Paenibacillus sp. FSL R5-0766.
TTCACGTGAATAAGCACGTTGGCCGTGCCAAGATCAATACCGATATCCTTGCTAAACATAAAAGAGCCCCCAAAGTGATATTATTTGGTCAGCGTATCCTGTGAAAAAGAGTCCCTTATCACGTCACCGCTCGTTCGACAAAGTGCAACATATATATGTAAAAATCGGGCTGATAAGATGTCATAATTCGATCCTGTACCAGCTTTTAACATATCATACTTCAGGGGAGGGATTCAATGCATGTGTGAGCTTTTTGGCCTACGTCTTTGTGAAGATGCTTACGATTTGGCGGAAGCCAACACCTCACGTTTCTTGCCACTCGTTTTTTTGTATTTAATTTTGGTCGCTTCACCGCCCCGCAAATGGCGGATCGACTTGTGATACTCCAAAATGTGTTTCACCTGGTCAGCAAGATCAGGGTTGATTTCCGGCAGACGCTCCGTCAGATCCTTATGCACAGTACTCTTTGACACGCCGAATTCCTTGGCAATGGTACGGACCGTATTCCTCGTCTCAACAATGCAGCGACCAATTTTGATGGTCCGTTCCTTGATGTAATCGTGCACGCTCCCGCCTCCCTACTGTGTGGATAGTTTGGTACATTATATGAGGAGCATGCCTATATATTCGCGGTTTAGAGGTGTGACAAGCTTCGAAGGTCCCATTATTTTCTGAAAAGCACAAAAAGAGCAGAGGTTCAACCCTCTGCCCATCATGTTGCTGCGGTAAAATTCATTTATTTTTCCGGAAGATATCCTTGCGGGTTAACCGGCTGTCCGTCTTCGTACACTTCAAAGTGAAGATGGTTGCCAAGCGTTTTACCCAATTCATTGACGCCAGCGGATGCAATCGCATCTCCCTGTTTCACTTCGTCGTCCTGTTTCACTTTGACGTCTGCCAGGCTTTGGTATACCGTCTTCAGGTTATCGCTGTGTGTGATTTCCACAACCTGACCTGTGAGCGGATTTTGCTCAACCCGGGTAACTTTACCGGCGAGTGCTGCTTTGACTTCAAACGTTTTGTTATCCCCACGTGCCAGATCCACACCCGTGTTCGGGATGAATGTATCATTGTACTGCACCATTGCCGCTTCATGTTCCTCGGTTGAAGCTTCGCTATCATAGAAAGGTTTTACTACCGAAATTTCGGACGGTACCGCTACCGGCCATACAAAATTCTCCGACTTTGCAACAACTTCCACACTTTCTTCTTCTCCGCCTACTGCTGTTCCTTCTGTACCCGCCGATGCACCTGTTTCTACTACCCCGCTAGCAGGGTCCGAGTTTAGCGTTTTGTCGCCTGTGCCCTGATAGACCCACACTAAGGTTAGTATAATGCCTGCTGCTGCGATGTAGGCTGCCGGGAAGACCCAGCGTTTGGACATTGCTCTTTTCCATGAAGAGGGCTGACTAGCCGGTACTCCTTGAGTTGTTTTAGGAGTTTCTTCTTGGTTTGTTTTTTTGTTTTGTTCATTCATGTTAATCACCTCAGTAACAAGTGTTACCGGGTGCAACTCTTTTATACACGCGCGACTCTAATTATTTTCACGGAGGTTTCAGAGAGTGCTATATATGGTGGAGATGTACAGCGGGTATGTGCACCGCTCCGGGGCCAGAAAACCTTTCGACCGGCTGTTATCCCCGGATTTCCTGATTATTTCTCCCAAGGGAGAAATCCGGTGATAAAGGCGGACGCTTCGCTTCTACAGGTCTTTTCTGTCCCCTGCGCTCCCCATACGCTAGCACTCTCCTCATATATAGCCGAATCTCGAAAGCTCCGGAGTGGGTGGTTGGTAGAATGGTCTGGATTGGCTGTACTTCTCTCTTACTTCGAGGCCAGCATCTTGGATGCCTGTCCGAATGAAATGCCGGTATAGTAGTGTTTGAGAATCTGGGTGGCCGTGTGTCCCTCCTGCGCCATGCCGTTTGCTCCCCATTGGCTCATGCCAACCCCATGCCCATACCCGAACGTTGTAATTTGGACCTCGTCACCTGTGGTCTTCCAACTGAACTGGCTGGATCTTAATCCAAGCAGTTTGCGAACTTCGGGTCCGCTGAATGTTTCACCTGCGATCTGCATTTCCTTAATTCGATGCCCTTTGGTTGTAGACAATACTTCCATCCACGATCCATTCTTCTGGGCGGTAACCGGAATGGCATCCAAGTTTAACTTCTGCAGAATCTCATTACGCTTCATGGTGACGGTTTGCTTGAATCCTGGTGCCAGATTTTTGTCCCACGGACTGTCTACACTTTGCAGATACGGTACAGCGT
Proteins encoded in this region:
- a CDS encoding M23 family metallopeptidase, which encodes MNEQNKKTNQEETPKTTQGVPASQPSSWKRAMSKRWVFPAAYIAAAGIILTLVWVYQGTGDKTLNSDPASGVVETGASAGTEGTAVGGEEESVEVVAKSENFVWPVAVPSEISVVKPFYDSEASTEEHEAAMVQYNDTFIPNTGVDLARGDNKTFEVKAALAGKVTRVEQNPLTGQVVEITHSDNLKTVYQSLADVKVKQDDEVKQGDAIASAGVNELGKTLGNHLHFEVYEDGQPVNPQGYLPEK
- the spoIIID gene encoding sporulation transcriptional regulator SpoIIID, whose product is MHDYIKERTIKIGRCIVETRNTVRTIAKEFGVSKSTVHKDLTERLPEINPDLADQVKHILEYHKSIRHLRGGEATKIKYKKTSGKKREVLASAKS